One genomic segment of Mastomys coucha isolate ucsf_1 unplaced genomic scaffold, UCSF_Mcou_1 pScaffold22, whole genome shotgun sequence includes these proteins:
- the Junb gene encoding transcription factor jun-B: MCTKMEQPFYHDDSYAAAGYGRSPGSLSLHDYKLLKPTLALNLADPYRGLKGPGARGPGPEGSGAGSYFSGQGSDTGASLKLASTELERLIVPNSNGVITTTPTPPGQYFYPRGGGSGGGTGGGVTEEQEGFADGFVKALDDLHKMNHVTPPNVSLGASGGPQAGPGGVYAGPEPPPVYTNLSSYSPASAPSGGSGTAVGTGSSYPTATISYLPHAPPFAGGHPAQLGLSRGASAFKEEPQTVPEARSRDATPPVSPINMEDQERIKVERKRLRNRLAATKCRKRKLERIARLEDKVKTLKAENAGLSNTAGILREQVAQLKQKVMTHVSNGCQLLLGVKGHAF; this comes from the coding sequence ATGTGCACGAAAATGGAACAGCCTTTCTATCACGACGACTCATACGCAGCGGCGGGATACGGTCGGAGCCCTGGCAGTCTGTCTCTACACGACTACAAACTCCTGAAACCCACCTTGGCGCTCAACCTGGCGGATCCCTATCGGGGTCTCAAGGGCCCTGGGGCGCGGGGTCCAGGCCCAGAGGGCAGTGGGGCAGGCAGCTACTTTTCGGGTCAGGGATCAGACACAGGCGCATCTCTGAAGCTAGCCTCCACGGAACTGGAGCGCTTGATCGTCCCCAACAGCAACGGCGTGATCACGACGACGCCCACGCCTCCGGGACAGTACTTTTACCCCCGTGGGGGTGGCAGCGGTGGAGGTACAGGGGGCGGCGTCACTGAGGAGCAGGAGGGCTTTGCGGACGGTTTTGTCAAAGCCCTGGACGACCTGCACAAGATGAACCACGTGACGCCCCCCAACGTGTCCCTGGGCGCCAGCGGGGGTCCTCAGGCCGGGCCAGGGGGCGTCTATGCTGGTCCGGAGCCGCCTCCCGTCTACACCAACCTCAGCAGTTACTCCCCAGCCTCTGCACCCTCTGGAGGTTCCGGAACCGCCGTCGGGACTGGGAGCTCATACCCGACGGCCACCATCAGCTACCTCCCACATGCGCCACCCTTTGCGGGCGGCCACCCGGCCCAGCTGGGCTTGAGTCGCGGCGCTTCCGCCTTTAAAGAGGAACCGCAGACCGTACCGGAGGCACGCAGCCGCGACGCCACGCCGCCCGTCTCCCCCATCAACATGGAAGACCAGGAGCGCATCAAAGTGGAGCGAAAGCGGCTGCGGAACCGGCTGGCGGCCACCAAGTGCCGGAAGCGGAAACTGGAGCGCATCGCGCGCCTGGAGGACAAGGTGAAGACACTCAAGGCTGAGAACGCGGGGCTGTCGAATACTGCCGGCATCCTACGGGAGCAAGTGGCACAGCTCAAGCAGAAGGTCATGACCCACGTCAGCAACGGCTGCCAGTTGCTGCTAGGGGTCAAGGGACACGCCTTCTGA